The segment CAGCCAAGAGCTTCCTAAAGGTAAGTGATTAAAGATGCTGACAAATATTGCTTCGTCATTGGGCCGGGTGGCAAAATAAGCTCTTTTGTTGCTGTATGAACAAAACTGTTCGTTGATGAGGTTTTCCAGTTTAGCCAGTGGACTTCAGCCCATTAAATGTTGGGTTTTCGCGGTGATGCTGTGGATAatcttcaaatgtatttgatcTTTATGTGAGTAGTTCAGTCTCTGCCTGATTTGTTCCttacaaataatcattttcTAAGTCTACTGTGGCATTTCTGCACATTAGTCTCAAGCACACCACACAACTATTCAGTCTTGTTTTAAAAAGGCGTCTTAATGTCATGTGGCAGCGGACTTGAAAAGTCAGGTCGATGTGGGAAACACAGCAACACAGCCTGAAGACGTCTGACTGAATCACAAGCCACCCTGTGTGGAAGCCTCACTTTTCAGTTAATGCAAGACACAGTGTgctagtaattattattattatacaaacaGCGTCACACACGTGCTCATACAGAAATATTTCTATGCTTGTCAATGTGCGCTGAAGTCAAGTGGCAGTAAGGTGACTGGAGTCTCCAGGGTCAAGTTGCACACTTCACACATCTTTTGTTTGTCATGAACAACCACTGATATCATAATTCCTCTGCTTGTTGTTGCTCAAAAGCCAATAGTAGTTCAAACTTGCTATCAGGTTTCATTAAATTATTTGTTTACAGGGGAAAATAATAGGACAAGACAATAAGTCTTAATTATGAAAACACACCAGGGATGGGAAATAATAATAGATTAGCatgtgtaattgatttattgaatgactgtttgagtaatatcagaAATTGATTGTTGGATTAATAACATCAGGAAGCAGCAGGCAACAGTTTGGGGTGAAGCAGAGACAGCATTGGTttagtctcaactagtttgcagATATTACCATCTGCTTgaatattaaaacaacaacagcatttGTTTGTTAATTTCCCCCATGGTCACTCAAGGAAATTAAGTCAAAATACCCATGCCTAGTGTATACACAACCCATTGAGGAAAAGGGTTCATATTAATATACTAACAGCCTTTCATGATGAAGTACATTGTTAGAGCTTAAAATGGACAGTATATGTAATTAATGAAGACTAAATGTCACTCTAGTTTGTATGTCCACTTAATATGTTTGCCTCTCTGCAGCTTGGGTTGGAGCGTTACCATGGCGTCGGTATCCTGGGTTTTAACTCGGTCGAGTGGTTCATCGCTGACATTGGAGCCATTTTGGCAGGGTGAGTTGTGTAGTGATGGTTCCCTCACTCATCAACATTAGACCTTCGATCTCAACTTTGAGCAATAGTCCTCTTATTGGCAACTATTATCGAATAAAACGCTTCTGTGGTTACAAGATGGTTACAAGTGTTAAGGCGGAACAGAAGCTTAAGAATTTAGCCACACTTCCTCCAGCAGTATGTGGTGAAACACGAGAAATTCCACTTCATCACAGAGACCCGAAAACCTTTAGCTAAATAAGAACATGACTCATTAGTTGGTCAAGGCCAGTTTTATGGCAATGGAGCCGATTATTAAAGACCTATTCACTATTGAAGTTTCACAGAACACACAGAAGGCTTATTCGGAAGTTAACTGTACCTTGCAGTCTCTGGTGGGTCAGCTGGATCCTAGCTGAGGATGAGCTGTCCATTCAGGGCTGGTTGTCAGCAAATTACTCGGCACAGAGATACAAACAActatttacacctatggacagtttagagttgcatgtttatgggatgtgggcagaagccggaatacccggagaaaattcACACAAGCAGAGGGAAACCATGAAAACTCAACACAGGAGGGCCTTGTTACCCTTACCCTCCCTGATTACAAATAATTGCAAGCAAACAGGTAAATGTTCAACCCTTGTTGTGTTTCAGTGGCTTCGCTGTTGGCATCTACACAACCAACTCCCCAGAGGCATGCCAGTACGTAGCAGACAACAGCAAGGCAAATGTCATTGTGGTGGAAAACCATAAGCAGCTGCAGAAGATCCTGCAGGTGCAAGACAATCTGTCACACTTGAAAGCCATTGTGCAGTACAAGGGTGCGCTGAAAGAGAAGAGACCAAATCTGTACAGTGTAAGTAAACAAAGATGGATGATATTTGTTGTGGCTAGAAGGAGCAGTACATTGAGCATTGTCTCATCATACAGTGGGCTGAGTTCATGGAGCTGGGACGTGACGAGCCCGATGCGTCGCTTGATGAGGTCATCGCTAGTCAGAAGCCTAATCAGTGCTGCACGCTCATCTACACCTCAGGAACCACAGGCCAGCCTAAAGGAGTCATGCTCAGCCATGACAATGTAAGCGCCATCGGATTCACATGTGCCCGACTGACTCTTTTTAGCGAGCTTCAAGAGCTGATTGCCTCAGGGTCTTTAAAATTCACCTAAAGTTTTAATTCCAAGTTTACAGATAATAGGTATAGTGGTACCAGTGTCCCTTGAGTGTACGCCTATTCGTATAGCGATAGTTCACGTACTTGTGTATACACCTAGGGAAATATGTTCGCTCAGTTGTATGATTGATACAAATTAACaaagattgtttatttttttacttttggaaTACTGATCACGGATATATTAACTAAAAGTACACGAGTATGCTTGGTTTATCCTGACCGAAAAATCTATTTGGCACAAAATAGTATTGCTATGAcagtatttcatttattatccCCAAGACTAAACTACTACTATAAGCATTTAGTTTGTAAAAGGCAGCACTACCTTCAAGCTGTCAATATGTCTGGAAAATATCTGGTACTGTATAAATATAGAAAACCTAACTACAAGAATTCAGTCTAGTCATTTCAAAaagtaattgaagaaaattctgaaaaatgCCTGAGTGCACAGCGAAATGGATACTGATTACTTTTCAAAGTGGGTGTACTTATAGATGTTGAACACTGAAtgctaaaagtatattttagtttgtttaaCTTGAATATACTTGATGTACTTCAAAACTTAAACATGTCTGTGTATTGGACAGCACAAGCCTATTAGTGTACTTTTGTATAGTGTACTAAAAGTAAACCATTTTAACTATTTTGGGCTTCAAATTGGTATAAACAGTACATTCGAGTACAACTgagacattacaaaaaaaaaaaaaaaaaaaaaggataaaactTTGAAAGAATTATGACTATAGTATTGTACTTGGTCATGTTTTTTATTAAGGTATGACACAATAAGGCTCAATGGCTCTCTGTCATGTTTCTCATCATGTACTACTATTTATCCTTGCCTCCTTCACCCTCAGCTGACCTGGACTGCGCTCTCCACCAGCCGGCACGTGCGCCTGACGGTCGCCACGGAGTCCCAGGAGGTGGTGGTCAGCTACCTCCCCCTCAGCCACATCGCCGCTCAGATGGTGGACATCTGGGTCACCATGAGGGTGGGCGGAGTTACGCACTTTGCTGACCCAGATGCGCTTAAGGTGAGTCGTGTTTGCACGTGCCCGCCGGCGAACCCAGCGCCTGTCATTTGTGTCGCTTAAACAGCACTGTGTAATCTCCAGTGAACCCAACACTTGTGCTGTGCTCCACTTATATTCACGTATATAAAATCAAAAGGTATTTTCCAggaagtggtgtgtgtgtgtgtatatatatatatatatatatatatatatatctatatatatatacacacacatattcacgCACACAGTGTGAGCCAAAATGACTTGTTATGTTTGCAAACAGTATTTACTTTTCCCCCACAAGTACGTGTTGTTGTGGTGTTATCAGGGCTCTCTGGTGAACACCCTGAAGGAGGTGCGGCCCACAGCCTTCATGGGGGTGCCGCGTGTCTGGGAGAAGATGCAAGAGAAGATGAAGGCCACCGGCGCCAAGTCATCCACCGTTCGCCGCAAAGTTGCCGCCTGGGCTAAAGACGTGGGTCTGCAGACCAATTTGAGCAAGATGAATCAGTATGTGCACACGTTGCATCTCAAGGCTCCTTCTTAAAGTCTTATATCTGACTTTTTGTCGTGATCCAGCAGCTGTTTGatgatacattttgttttgaagaacCAGAGCAGCGGACCACACACCGTTGAGCTACCAAATAGCCAAGAACCTCGTGTTCAAGAAGGTGCGCAAGGCTCTGGGCCTGGACCGCTGCCACAGGTGCTACACGGGTGCTGCCCCCATtacccgggacacgctggagttCTTCCTCAGCCTGGACATTCCACTGTACGAGCTGTACGGCATGAGCGAGAGCACCGGACCTCACACCGTCTCCCTCCCGAATGCCTTTAGGATCACCAGGTATTTGCTGTTTGCTTGAATCAAGCAGAGATTTTGATATGTTCCTGAAGTGGCTCACTAGGTTGTTGTTGTGAGTCTGATTGTACACTATATAAtaccagtttttgttttgttatggaTTTCTGCAATACAGTGCTCTTTATTAAAAAGATGTAACAACAAGAAAGTGgtagtttgggggggggggggctagaatggataaatggcatttcatttcagtggggaaaattGTTTTGTACAAATTGAGTTCTGAGCTTGAtcagggaacaaattaaacttgtaagtcaaggtactagTTGAATTTGGAATCAGAAGTCATTGAAAATAGTGGCAAGCAAATATTTTCCTGTACAACTATTGTCCACTTTATGTTGACAAAGGATTTGGTGGAAATAAATGCTTAATAATCCAGTTTAAGTGAAGAAAATTtgccaatttgaaaaaaaaaagaaattcaaataaaaaaaatccatttagcAAAAAACAACTAGATGTACTTGGTTTTAAGATCAAATGATGTTGCAGGCTATGTTTGGCCCCCTGGCCTTGACTTTGACATCTGTGTTCCTTCGGGACTAATAATTACAGAGAGAATTAAGtgtcccaacctttttttttttttttttcttctgtctttTTTGTCCCACAGCTGTGGCAAGGAGCTCCCGGGGTGCAAGACAAAGCTGCACAACCCAGACAATGACGGGAACGGCGAAATCTGCTTCTGGGGTCGGCACGTCTTCATGGGTTACCTCAACATGGCCGACAAGACCGGGGAAGCTCTGGATTCGGAGGGCTGGCTGCACTCTGGCGACCTGGGCAAACGCGACCGGAAGGGATTCCTCTTCATCACCGGGCGAATTAAAGGTGCGCTTGGAGAATGAGAAACCTGTGGCGCTCTGCGTGCTTGTTGCCTTTTATTATGAGTAACCACATGCGGATTAGTCATGAGTCCCACTGAGCACCTgtgcacctgtttggaacagctGTATACCGGACAGTACCTTTTTAACCAGTAGTTAAATTATAAAGGGACTTTATGGACACCCcgtattacaaatatttaaacagC is part of the Phyllopteryx taeniolatus isolate TA_2022b chromosome 7, UOR_Ptae_1.2, whole genome shotgun sequence genome and harbors:
- the acsbg2 gene encoding long-chain-fatty-acid--CoA ligase ACSBG2 isoform X2, whose translation is MSETGVLQQPHSVAFTESGNNSAPIDHILDMVNESSEEEPTVEREEETAAPDAVTSNLEVSNEHALNTHTVNVQRPDSLSVPTAAPESSLWTSQPDGEVTLRMEASGLAAETPLTVHQVLTSSVRNFGKYTAVSWKEGEQKKSLNYKEYYKTCRTAAKSFLKLGLERYHGVGILGFNSVEWFIADIGAILAGGFAVGIYTTNSPEACQYVADNSKANVIVVENHKQLQKILQVQDNLSHLKAIVQYKGALKEKRPNLYSWAEFMELGRDEPDASLDEVIASQKPNQCCTLIYTSGTTGQPKGVMLSHDNLTWTALSTSRHVRLTVATESQEVVVSYLPLSHIAAQMVDIWVTMRVGGVTHFADPDALKGSLVNTLKEVRPTAFMGVPRVWEKMQEKMKATGAKSSTVRRKVAAWAKDVGLQTNLSKMNQTRAADHTPLSYQIAKNLVFKKVRKALGLDRCHRCYTGAAPITRDTLEFFLSLDIPLYELYGMSESTGPHTVSLPNAFRITSCGKELPGCKTKLHNPDNDGNGEICFWGRHVFMGYLNMADKTGEALDSEGWLHSGDLGKRDRKGFLFITGRIKELIITAGGENIPPVPTEDAVKEALPLISNAMLIGDKRKFLSMLLTVKCQVDDDGAPLDELTPDAVELCKKLGSKATRVSELAGGHDRAVNAAIQEVINRVNEKAASNAQRIQKWLILEQDFSIVGGQLGPTMKLKRPVVSQMYKEQIDNFYKEVISPTTPDNPLPTK
- the acsbg2 gene encoding long-chain-fatty-acid--CoA ligase ACSBG2 isoform X1 → MQLTVCEPNVMSETGVLQQPHSVAFTESGNNSAPIDHILDMVNESSEEEPTVEREEETAAPDAVTSNLEVSNEHALNTHTVNVQRPDSLSVPTAAPESSLWTSQPDGEVTLRMEASGLAAETPLTVHQVLTSSVRNFGKYTAVSWKEGEQKKSLNYKEYYKTCRTAAKSFLKLGLERYHGVGILGFNSVEWFIADIGAILAGGFAVGIYTTNSPEACQYVADNSKANVIVVENHKQLQKILQVQDNLSHLKAIVQYKGALKEKRPNLYSWAEFMELGRDEPDASLDEVIASQKPNQCCTLIYTSGTTGQPKGVMLSHDNLTWTALSTSRHVRLTVATESQEVVVSYLPLSHIAAQMVDIWVTMRVGGVTHFADPDALKGSLVNTLKEVRPTAFMGVPRVWEKMQEKMKATGAKSSTVRRKVAAWAKDVGLQTNLSKMNQTRAADHTPLSYQIAKNLVFKKVRKALGLDRCHRCYTGAAPITRDTLEFFLSLDIPLYELYGMSESTGPHTVSLPNAFRITSCGKELPGCKTKLHNPDNDGNGEICFWGRHVFMGYLNMADKTGEALDSEGWLHSGDLGKRDRKGFLFITGRIKELIITAGGENIPPVPTEDAVKEALPLISNAMLIGDKRKFLSMLLTVKCQVDDDGAPLDELTPDAVELCKKLGSKATRVSELAGGHDRAVNAAIQEVINRVNEKAASNAQRIQKWLILEQDFSIVGGQLGPTMKLKRPVVSQMYKEQIDNFYKEVISPTTPDNPLPTK